One Flavobacterium sp. 90 DNA segment encodes these proteins:
- a CDS encoding MFS transporter, translated as MTNVKTQPEVVQKTIYSILFIISFSHFINDLLQAVIPSVYPLFKEKFNLSFAQIGMITFTYQLTASILQPFVGMYTDKKSKPYSLIIGMSFTLLGLFFVSIASSFTYLLVAVSLIGIGSSIFHPESSRVAHLASGGKRGLAQSIFQLGGNAGSAVGPLLAALIVIPYGQFYIIWFCLIALIGIFVLYRIAIWYSAHLELKRQNKETGREVFTYQLSKKRVVFSLAILLVLIFSKYFYLASITSYYTFFLIDKFNISIQESQIYLFAFLGAVAAGTLIGGPLGDRFGRKYVIWISILGVAPFTLLLPYASLFWVGILSVIIGLIISSAFSAILVYATELLPGKVGLVAGLFFGFAFGMGGLGSAILGKLADLTSITYVFKICAFLPLIGVLTGFLPNLESKKG; from the coding sequence ATGACAAATGTTAAAACGCAACCCGAGGTAGTTCAGAAAACTATCTATTCTATACTTTTTATTATTAGCTTTTCTCACTTTATTAATGATTTGTTGCAAGCAGTAATTCCTTCTGTTTATCCCTTGTTTAAAGAAAAGTTTAATTTGAGTTTTGCTCAGATTGGTATGATAACTTTTACGTACCAACTTACTGCTTCTATTTTACAACCGTTTGTGGGGATGTATACAGATAAAAAATCTAAGCCGTATTCATTAATTATAGGAATGAGTTTTACGCTATTGGGACTATTTTTTGTGTCGATTGCATCGAGCTTTACTTATTTATTAGTAGCAGTTAGTTTGATTGGTATTGGTTCTTCTATTTTTCATCCGGAATCGTCAAGAGTGGCACATTTGGCTTCAGGTGGAAAAAGGGGATTAGCACAATCTATTTTTCAACTTGGCGGGAATGCAGGTAGTGCGGTTGGTCCTTTATTGGCTGCTTTAATTGTGATTCCATATGGACAATTCTATATAATCTGGTTTTGCCTGATAGCCTTAATTGGAATTTTTGTTTTATATAGAATAGCAATTTGGTACAGTGCGCATTTAGAATTAAAACGCCAAAACAAAGAAACGGGGCGTGAAGTTTTTACGTATCAATTGTCTAAAAAAAGAGTGGTATTTTCATTGGCTATTTTGTTGGTTTTAATTTTTTCGAAATATTTTTATTTAGCAAGCATTACTAGTTATTATACCTTTTTCTTGATTGATAAGTTTAATATTTCGATTCAGGAATCCCAGATTTATTTATTTGCGTTTTTAGGTGCAGTTGCTGCAGGTACATTAATTGGAGGTCCATTGGGAGATAGGTTTGGTAGAAAATATGTGATTTGGATTTCTATCTTAGGAGTTGCGCCATTTACTCTTTTGCTTCCGTATGCTTCGTTATTTTGGGTTGGTATTTTGTCAGTAATAATTGGGTTGATAATTTCTTCTGCGTTTTCGGCTATTTTGGTTTATGCGACAGAATTATTGCCTGGTAAAGTTGGCTTAGTGGCGGGATTGTTTTTCGGTTTTGCTTTTGGAATGGGAGGTCTGGGATCTGCTATTTTAGGTAAATTAGCTGATTTGACCAGCATAACTTATGTTTTTAAAATTTGTGCCTTTTTGCCTTTGATTGGTGTTTTGACAGGGTTTTTGCCTAATCTTGAGAGTAAAAAGGGGTAA
- a CDS encoding helix-turn-helix transcriptional regulator has translation MNNDYQTYLVVDLGFQINPFLPVVGYTETITDAVCSLHSHPRAQLLYATSGVMNVVVENQIWVVNPLQGLWIAGGVEHQVAFQKNVNLHSVFIDPSYTNNLPPTSFSFDISVFLKQLMFKIISFEDHENITPTQRRIMDVFLDELALISPSSTFLPTSNHIKLKNIIDLLINDVANKETIEYFADLSYMSSRTLSRLFIKELGMSFSDWRIRLKLLEAIKRLGEKQSIKEIAFDLGYETTSAFIFMFKKNLGKTPSNYILENKTEY, from the coding sequence ATGAATAACGATTATCAGACATATCTTGTTGTTGACCTTGGATTTCAAATAAATCCATTTCTTCCAGTTGTGGGATATACCGAAACAATTACAGATGCAGTTTGCTCATTGCATTCGCATCCACGAGCACAACTTCTTTACGCGACAAGCGGCGTAATGAATGTAGTTGTAGAAAATCAAATTTGGGTTGTAAATCCATTACAAGGATTATGGATTGCAGGCGGGGTTGAACATCAGGTAGCTTTTCAGAAAAATGTCAATCTACATAGCGTTTTTATTGATCCATCATACACAAACAATCTGCCGCCGACTAGTTTTTCTTTTGATATTTCGGTATTTCTAAAACAGCTAATGTTTAAAATTATTTCTTTTGAAGATCATGAAAATATAACTCCTACACAAAGAAGAATTATGGATGTATTTTTAGATGAATTGGCTCTAATTAGCCCAAGTTCTACTTTTTTACCCACAAGCAATCACATAAAACTCAAAAACATTATTGATCTCTTAATTAATGATGTTGCCAACAAAGAAACAATAGAATATTTTGCCGATCTATCTTACATGAGCAGCCGAACTTTATCCAGACTCTTCATTAAAGAATTAGGAATGAGTTTTAGCGACTGGAGAATTAGATTAAAATTACTGGAGGCAATAAAAAGATTAGGAGAAAAACAATCCATAAAGGAAATAGCTTTTGATTTGGGTTACGAAACAACCAGTGCATTTATTTTTATGTTCAAAAAAAATTTAGGAAAGACCCCTTCAAATTATATTCTCGAAAATAAAACAGAATACTAA
- a CDS encoding aldehyde dehydrogenase family protein translates to MKTIDKIYINGEFVTPQGQEYFDLISPTTNEKLGRVLLGNKEDTQNAINAAKKAFKTFSKTTIAERIQYLKNIKTAIEKRKVDFINVMVEEYGGTLQFSTISYEYMLKGFDSAINLLSTYDFTKKMGESEVQMTPLGVVGIIIPWNSSNGFICSKLSTAIVAGCTTVIKPSEMSAQQTQLITECLHEARLPKGVFNIVNGLGEVVGAEISRNPDIAKISFTGSTTVGKIIATEAINTMKRVTLELGGKSPNIILDDANFSEAIPLAIIAAYMNNGQACIAGTRLLVPENKLDEVKTLVKEIVSKTIVGDPKNETTAVGPMVSNKQYDRVQDYIQTGINEGAEILVGGLGKPEGLEKGNFVKPTVFINVNNQMRIAREEIFGPVLSIISYKTEEEAIEIANDTTYGLQAYVSSSNKERAHKVASQINAGRVQINGIGHDPMAPFGGFKQSGIGREFGVLGLEAYLEPRALIQ, encoded by the coding sequence ATGAAAACAATAGACAAAATCTACATTAATGGAGAATTCGTAACTCCGCAAGGACAAGAATATTTTGACTTAATAAGTCCAACAACAAACGAAAAACTAGGAAGGGTTCTTTTAGGAAACAAAGAAGATACCCAAAATGCAATAAATGCAGCAAAAAAAGCTTTTAAAACCTTCTCAAAAACCACAATCGCAGAAAGAATTCAATACCTAAAAAACATAAAAACTGCCATCGAAAAAAGAAAAGTAGATTTCATAAATGTAATGGTCGAAGAATACGGCGGAACGCTTCAATTTTCAACAATCAGCTACGAGTATATGCTAAAAGGTTTTGATTCCGCGATTAACCTATTAAGCACTTATGATTTCACTAAAAAAATGGGAGAATCTGAAGTTCAAATGACGCCACTGGGAGTTGTAGGAATTATTATCCCCTGGAATTCAAGCAATGGTTTTATATGCAGCAAATTATCAACTGCAATTGTCGCAGGATGCACAACAGTTATAAAACCAAGCGAAATGAGCGCTCAGCAAACGCAATTAATAACAGAATGCCTTCATGAAGCAAGACTACCAAAAGGCGTTTTTAATATCGTAAACGGACTTGGTGAAGTTGTTGGAGCCGAAATAAGCCGTAACCCGGATATTGCAAAAATTTCTTTTACAGGATCAACGACTGTCGGAAAAATTATTGCAACAGAAGCCATTAATACCATGAAACGCGTTACACTTGAACTTGGAGGAAAATCTCCGAATATTATTTTAGACGATGCTAATTTTTCAGAAGCAATTCCGTTAGCTATAATTGCCGCTTACATGAACAACGGACAAGCCTGTATTGCAGGAACAAGATTATTAGTTCCCGAAAATAAACTTGACGAAGTCAAAACTCTTGTTAAAGAAATAGTTTCAAAAACAATTGTTGGCGATCCAAAAAACGAAACGACAGCAGTTGGACCAATGGTCAGCAATAAACAATACGATCGCGTTCAGGATTACATTCAAACAGGGATAAATGAAGGTGCAGAAATTCTTGTTGGCGGCTTAGGAAAACCAGAAGGATTAGAAAAAGGAAACTTTGTAAAACCAACCGTTTTTATTAATGTAAACAACCAAATGCGCATTGCGAGAGAAGAAATATTCGGCCCGGTTTTATCCATTATTAGTTATAAAACCGAAGAAGAAGCAATCGAAATAGCCAATGATACGACATACGGACTACAAGCTTATGTAAGTTCATCAAACAAAGAAAGAGCTCACAAAGTTGCTTCACAAATTAATGCAGGACGCGTTCAGATAAACGGAATCGGACATGATCCAATGGCACCTTTTGGCGGATTTAAACAATCAGGAATAGGAAGAGAATTCGGAGTCTTAGGACTCGAAGCATATCTTGAACCAAGAGCATTAATTCAATAA
- the infB gene encoding translation initiation factor IF-2: MSEERVIRINKVLRELNISLERAVDYLKDKGIAIDANPNAKISDSEFNILQSQFAGDKGNKEASKEVGEEKRKEKEALRVEREKEIEDKRRQDEERQKQQEIIKARAVVTGPVQVGKIDLNPKKPAVVSTPPIVEEPVKAEEPKVVVAPTQPEKPVQKEVVQPEPVVVPVVSEEKKVEKPIITEKKEVKVEAPKVAPEPVISTDPTTAEETITTQYQKLSGTTLTGQTIDLSQFNKPKKKKEDPKITPNKPGAPGANNNNANKNKRKRIAPKPGTPGAPKPATGNAPGTPNPNKITPNTGGGGFNANRSARPGFVKGNRPAIVAKVEPTEEEVKNQIRETLEKLQGKGGKSKAAKYRRDKRDTHRQKSDEEQRALDEGSKTIKVTEFVTVGEIAIMMDVPITKVIGTCMSLGIMVTMNQRLDAETLTIVADEFGYEVEFITVDIEEAIEVVEDKEEDLVVRAPIVTVMGHVDHGKTSLLDYIRKENVIAGESGGITQHIGAYGVTLDNGQKIAFLDTPGHEAFTAMRARGAQVTDIAIIVVAADDDIMPQTKEAISHAQAAGVPIIFAINKIDKPNANVEKIKERLASMNLLVEDWGGKIQSHDISAKVGTGVKELLEKVLLEAEILDLKSNPNKAAQGTVVEAFLDKGKGYVSTILVQHGTLRVGDYMLAGKHHGKIKAMHDERGHIVKEAGPSTPVSVLGLDGAATAGDKFNVFEDEKEAKQIASKRSQLMREQSVRTQRHITLDEIGRRIALGQFKELNVILKGDVDGSVEALSDSFSKLSTEEIQINIIHKGVGAITETDVMLASASDAIIIGFNVRPAGNARQLADKEEIDIRYYSIIYAAIDDLKDAMEGMLAPEMKEEILGTAEIREIFKISKVGSIAGCMVMDGKIMRSSKIRVIRDGVVVHTGELVALKRFKDDVKEVSKGYDCGIQIKGYNDIEERDVIEAYHEVAIKKKLK; the protein is encoded by the coding sequence ATGTCTGAAGAGAGAGTAATAAGAATAAACAAGGTTTTAAGGGAATTAAATATTTCGTTAGAAAGAGCTGTTGATTATCTAAAAGATAAGGGAATTGCTATTGATGCAAATCCAAATGCGAAAATTTCTGATAGCGAATTTAATATCCTACAAAGCCAATTTGCGGGCGATAAGGGGAATAAGGAAGCTTCTAAAGAGGTAGGAGAAGAGAAAAGAAAAGAAAAAGAAGCATTACGTGTTGAGCGTGAGAAAGAAATTGAGGATAAACGCAGACAAGACGAGGAACGCCAAAAGCAACAAGAGATTATAAAAGCGAGAGCTGTTGTAACCGGACCTGTTCAAGTTGGTAAAATTGATTTAAATCCAAAGAAACCTGCAGTTGTTTCTACTCCTCCTATTGTTGAGGAACCAGTTAAGGCTGAAGAACCAAAAGTAGTTGTTGCTCCAACTCAACCAGAAAAACCTGTTCAAAAAGAAGTTGTACAGCCTGAGCCGGTAGTGGTTCCTGTAGTTTCTGAAGAGAAAAAGGTAGAAAAACCAATTATTACAGAGAAAAAAGAAGTAAAAGTGGAAGCTCCTAAAGTAGCACCGGAACCTGTTATTTCAACAGATCCTACAACTGCTGAGGAAACTATCACTACTCAATATCAAAAATTATCTGGAACTACTCTTACTGGACAAACAATTGATTTATCTCAATTTAATAAGCCTAAGAAAAAGAAAGAAGATCCAAAGATAACTCCTAATAAACCGGGAGCTCCTGGAGCAAATAATAATAACGCTAACAAAAATAAGCGTAAAAGAATTGCTCCTAAGCCTGGAACTCCGGGTGCACCAAAACCTGCAACAGGTAATGCGCCGGGAACTCCAAATCCTAATAAAATCACACCTAATACCGGTGGTGGAGGATTTAATGCTAACAGAAGTGCAAGACCAGGTTTTGTAAAAGGAAACCGTCCTGCAATTGTAGCTAAAGTTGAGCCTACTGAAGAGGAAGTAAAAAACCAAATTAGAGAGACTCTTGAAAAACTTCAAGGTAAAGGTGGAAAATCTAAAGCTGCTAAATACAGAAGAGATAAAAGAGATACACACCGTCAGAAATCTGATGAAGAGCAAAGAGCACTTGACGAAGGAAGTAAAACTATTAAAGTTACTGAGTTTGTTACTGTAGGTGAAATTGCGATCATGATGGATGTGCCGATTACTAAAGTAATTGGAACTTGTATGTCTCTTGGTATCATGGTTACCATGAACCAACGTCTGGATGCTGAAACATTAACTATCGTTGCCGATGAGTTTGGTTACGAAGTTGAGTTTATTACAGTTGATATTGAAGAAGCAATCGAGGTTGTTGAAGATAAAGAAGAAGACTTAGTAGTAAGAGCACCAATTGTTACTGTAATGGGTCACGTCGATCACGGTAAAACATCTTTACTGGATTATATCCGTAAAGAAAATGTTATCGCTGGTGAGTCTGGAGGTATTACACAGCACATTGGAGCATATGGAGTAACTTTAGATAACGGTCAAAAAATCGCATTCTTAGATACACCGGGTCACGAGGCGTTTACCGCGATGCGTGCACGTGGAGCTCAAGTTACGGATATCGCGATTATTGTTGTAGCGGCGGATGATGATATCATGCCACAAACAAAAGAGGCGATCTCTCACGCACAAGCTGCTGGAGTGCCAATTATATTTGCAATCAATAAAATTGATAAACCAAATGCGAATGTTGAGAAAATCAAAGAGCGTTTGGCTAGTATGAATTTACTTGTTGAAGATTGGGGTGGAAAAATTCAGTCACATGATATTTCTGCAAAAGTTGGAACAGGAGTAAAAGAATTATTAGAAAAAGTTTTATTAGAGGCTGAGATTTTAGATTTAAAATCGAATCCAAATAAAGCAGCGCAGGGAACTGTAGTTGAGGCTTTCTTAGATAAAGGAAAAGGATATGTTTCTACAATCTTAGTTCAACACGGAACTTTAAGAGTTGGAGATTATATGTTGGCAGGAAAACATCATGGTAAAATTAAAGCTATGCATGACGAACGTGGACATATTGTTAAAGAAGCTGGTCCGTCTACTCCGGTATCTGTTTTAGGTCTTGATGGAGCTGCAACTGCGGGTGATAAGTTTAACGTTTTTGAAGACGAAAAAGAAGCAAAACAAATTGCATCAAAACGTTCTCAATTAATGCGTGAACAATCTGTACGTACACAACGTCATATTACACTTGATGAAATTGGTCGTCGTATTGCTCTTGGTCAGTTTAAAGAGTTGAACGTAATCCTTAAAGGAGACGTTGATGGATCTGTTGAAGCATTATCAGATTCGTTCTCTAAACTATCTACTGAAGAAATTCAAATTAATATTATCCATAAAGGTGTTGGAGCAATTACTGAAACTGATGTTATGTTGGCTTCTGCTTCTGATGCAATCATTATCGGATTTAACGTTCGTCCTGCTGGAAATGCTAGACAACTTGCTGATAAAGAGGAAATCGATATCCGTTACTACTCTATTATTTACGCTGCTATCGATGACTTGAAAGATGCGATGGAAGGAATGTTAGCTCCTGAGATGAAAGAAGAAATTTTAGGAACAGCTGAAATTCGTGAGATTTTCAAAATTTCTAAAGTTGGTTCTATTGCAGGATGTATGGTTATGGATGGTAAAATCATGAGATCTTCTAAAATTAGAGTTATTAGAGATGGAGTAGTGGTGCATACAGGTGAACTTGTTGCATTGAAACGTTTCAAAGATGATGTTAAAGAAGTTTCTAAAGGTTACGATTGTGGTATCCAGATTAAAGGTTACAATGACATTGAAGAAAGAGATGTTATTGAAGCGTACCACGAAGTTGCTATCAAGAAAAAATTGAAATAA
- the rimP gene encoding ribosome assembly cofactor RimP, with the protein MTFKEKVNGLITEALLEKPSIFLIDLAISDSFKISVGLDGDNGVALQDCIDISRAVENNLDREEQDFSLEVASVGVGSPLKLTRQYKKNIGRTLIVTTNNEKIEAELVEANDVFIILSWKAREPKKVGKGKETVQKEQQIPYTEIKEAIVTVTF; encoded by the coding sequence ATGACATTTAAAGAAAAAGTAAACGGATTAATTACAGAAGCTCTTCTGGAAAAACCATCAATCTTTTTGATTGATCTGGCTATTTCTGACTCTTTTAAAATTAGTGTTGGCTTAGACGGAGATAATGGAGTGGCGCTGCAGGATTGTATCGATATTAGTCGTGCAGTCGAGAATAATCTGGATCGTGAAGAACAGGATTTTTCGCTTGAAGTAGCATCGGTTGGAGTAGGATCACCATTGAAATTGACAAGACAATACAAGAAAAATATTGGTAGAACGTTGATTGTTACTACAAATAATGAAAAAATTGAAGCAGAATTAGTGGAAGCTAACGATGTTTTTATAATTTTGTCTTGGAAAGCAAGAGAACCGAAAAAAGTAGGAAAAGGAAAAGAAACAGTTCAAAAAGAGCAACAAATACCTTATACAGAAATTAAAGAGGCAATTGTTACAGTAACATTTTAA
- a CDS encoding universal stress protein, whose translation MKRILVPTDFSEHAEDALKVAAKIAQKNDSEIIILHMLELPHQMNDAILGGASIPETMLFMKKANEMLDEISSKPYLEGIKVTEIVKIDKPIHGITQVSKDHEIDLIVMGSHGSSGIEELLIGSNTEKVVRNSEIPVLVIKKDITDFKVGNIVFASDFSEETKKPFEKLLNFTKFFESKIHLVTICTPNSFKPTHVLQKAMDNFISEFNITNYTTQIYNDTNIEKGIINFANSINADIIGMCTHGRTGFAHFFNGSISEGLVNHTIKPVVTFKI comes from the coding sequence ATGAAACGAATTCTAGTACCTACCGACTTCTCAGAACACGCAGAAGACGCTTTAAAAGTTGCTGCCAAAATTGCCCAAAAAAACGATTCCGAAATTATCATTTTGCACATGCTTGAATTACCACATCAGATGAATGATGCAATTTTGGGCGGCGCAAGCATTCCGGAAACCATGCTTTTCATGAAAAAGGCAAACGAAATGCTTGACGAAATTTCATCAAAACCATATCTTGAAGGAATAAAAGTAACTGAAATTGTAAAAATTGACAAGCCAATTCATGGAATTACTCAGGTAAGCAAAGATCATGAAATTGACTTAATCGTTATGGGTTCACACGGTTCCTCTGGAATTGAAGAACTTTTAATAGGCTCAAATACCGAAAAAGTAGTCCGAAATTCTGAAATTCCCGTTTTGGTAATCAAAAAAGACATCACAGACTTCAAAGTAGGAAATATCGTATTTGCTTCTGACTTTTCTGAAGAAACAAAAAAACCTTTCGAAAAACTTTTGAATTTCACTAAATTCTTCGAATCAAAAATTCATTTAGTTACAATTTGCACTCCAAACAGCTTTAAACCAACACATGTTCTTCAAAAAGCCATGGATAATTTTATATCTGAATTCAATATCACCAATTACACTACTCAAATCTATAACGACACCAATATCGAAAAAGGAATTATCAATTTTGCAAACAGCATAAACGCTGACATTATTGGAATGTGCACACACGGAAGAACTGGTTTTGCTCACTTTTTTAACGGAAGTATCAGCGAAGGCCTAGTAAACCATACCATAAAACCTGTCGTAACCTTTAAGATTTAA
- a CDS encoding SPOR domain-containing protein, with amino-acid sequence MRILTHSKRVFLTLAMFTLAYNIHAQDQNLTLNQDPKFEQLLNDKRKINTSINTNDTYKIQIFSGKSEEAKKALADFKRENSDIDGTIIFNTPNYKVIVGNFKTRIEAERNLAEIKKRYKSVFLIKPSK; translated from the coding sequence ATGAGAATTTTAACCCACTCAAAAAGAGTTTTCTTAACACTAGCAATGTTCACTTTAGCATATAACATTCATGCTCAAGACCAAAATTTAACACTAAATCAAGATCCCAAATTTGAGCAATTATTAAACGACAAGCGCAAAATTAACACGTCAATAAACACAAACGATACTTATAAAATTCAAATTTTTAGCGGGAAAAGCGAGGAAGCAAAAAAAGCTCTAGCAGATTTCAAAAGAGAAAATAGTGATATAGACGGCACAATAATTTTCAACACACCAAACTATAAAGTAATCGTTGGAAATTTTAAAACAAGAATCGAAGCAGAAAGAAATTTAGCTGAAATCAAAAAGAGATACAAAAGCGTATTTTTGATCAAACCAAGCAAATAA
- the nusA gene encoding transcription termination factor NusA, translated as MENLALIDSFSEFKDNKLIDRVTLMAILEDVFRNALKKKYGSDDNFDIIINPDKGDMEIWRRRVIVADEDLDFENEEITLTEARMIEADFEIGEEVSEEVKLIDLGRRAILALRQNLISKIHEHDNTNLYKQFKDIIGDIYTAEVHHVRPRVVILVDDEGNEIVLPKEKQIPSDFFRKGDNVRGIIESVELKGNKPQIIMSRTSEKFLEKLFEQEIPEVFDGLITVKNVVRIPGEKAKVAVDSYDDRIDPVGACVGMKGSRIHGIVRELGNENIDVINYTNNIQLFITRALSPAKVSSIKIDEENKRAEVFLKLEEVSKAIGRGGHNIKLAGQLTGYELDVIREGDVASGEDDDVELTEFSDEIEGWVIEEFAKIGLDTARSILKQEVEDLVRRTDLEEETILDVMKILKEEFDS; from the coding sequence ATGGAAAATTTAGCATTAATCGATTCATTCTCAGAGTTTAAAGATAATAAACTTATTGATCGTGTAACGCTTATGGCAATTTTAGAGGACGTGTTTAGAAATGCATTGAAGAAAAAATACGGTTCTGATGATAACTTCGATATTATTATTAATCCTGATAAAGGTGATATGGAGATATGGAGAAGAAGAGTAATTGTTGCTGATGAAGATCTTGATTTTGAAAATGAAGAAATTACATTGACAGAGGCTAGAATGATCGAAGCGGATTTTGAAATTGGTGAAGAAGTTTCTGAAGAAGTTAAATTGATTGATTTAGGACGAAGAGCTATTTTAGCTTTACGCCAAAACTTAATATCTAAAATTCACGAACACGATAATACAAATCTTTATAAACAATTTAAAGATATTATTGGTGATATTTATACTGCCGAAGTGCACCACGTTCGCCCAAGAGTTGTTATCTTAGTAGATGATGAAGGGAACGAAATTGTGCTTCCGAAAGAAAAACAAATTCCGTCTGATTTTTTCCGTAAAGGAGATAATGTACGTGGAATCATTGAAAGCGTTGAATTAAAAGGAAACAAACCTCAAATTATTATGTCTAGAACTTCTGAGAAGTTTTTGGAGAAATTGTTTGAACAAGAAATTCCTGAAGTTTTCGACGGATTAATTACTGTTAAAAATGTAGTTCGTATTCCTGGTGAAAAAGCAAAAGTAGCGGTAGATTCTTATGATGATAGAATTGATCCTGTTGGAGCTTGTGTTGGTATGAAAGGATCTCGTATTCACGGAATTGTTCGCGAATTAGGAAACGAAAATATCGACGTAATCAACTATACAAACAACATTCAATTGTTTATTACAAGAGCATTAAGCCCTGCAAAAGTTTCTTCTATCAAAATTGATGAAGAAAACAAAAGAGCTGAAGTATTCTTGAAATTAGAAGAAGTATCTAAAGCAATTGGTAGAGGAGGTCACAATATTAAATTAGCAGGTCAGCTTACAGGCTATGAGCTGGATGTTATTAGAGAAGGTGATGTTGCTAGTGGTGAAGATGATGACGTTGAATTAACTGAGTTTTCAGATGAAATTGAAGGCTGGGTTATCGAAGAATTTGCAAAAATTGGTTTAGATACAGCTAGAAGTATCTTAAAACAAGAAGTAGAAGATTTAGTAAGAAGAACAGATTTAGAAGAGGAAACAATTCTTGATGTTATGAAAATACTAAAAGAAGAGTTTGATAGCTAG
- a CDS encoding phosphatase PAP2 family protein: MKVLLMRLKVFHIITTLFDKGFKSKNAARTFTNVEQLREIMPDLLHGYLKEDEMPNSLILLAPPPEHTSEAFEFDLEYAKKAVKAEDKIRFMQAAADANLSFPAAVKSFESTLGIEISEAKTPKLYLLMRRVMTDAGLSTYAAKNHYNRERPFVVTNTKTCTPEQEEVLRKVGSFPSGHAAVGWAWALVFSEIFPYNERMILRRGYDFGESRIICNAHWRSDVEMGRVMGRATVDCLRDNLVFQDDLAIAKEEVLMILKETENNA; encoded by the coding sequence ATGAAGGTGCTTCTTATGAGATTGAAAGTATTTCATATTATTACTACACTTTTTGATAAAGGTTTTAAATCAAAGAATGCTGCGCGTACATTTACAAACGTTGAGCAGCTTAGAGAAATAATGCCTGATTTATTACATGGTTATTTGAAGGAAGACGAGATGCCAAATAGTTTGATATTGTTAGCGCCACCACCGGAACACACATCAGAAGCTTTTGAGTTTGATTTAGAATATGCTAAAAAAGCTGTAAAAGCGGAAGATAAAATTCGGTTTATGCAAGCTGCCGCTGATGCAAATTTATCTTTTCCCGCCGCAGTTAAATCTTTTGAGTCTACTTTGGGTATTGAGATTAGTGAAGCAAAAACTCCTAAGCTTTATTTGTTAATGCGTAGGGTAATGACTGATGCCGGATTGTCTACATATGCAGCTAAGAATCATTATAATCGAGAACGACCATTTGTTGTTACAAATACAAAAACTTGTACTCCGGAACAGGAAGAGGTGTTACGTAAAGTTGGTTCTTTTCCTTCGGGACATGCTGCCGTTGGCTGGGCGTGGGCATTGGTTTTTAGTGAAATTTTTCCTTACAATGAGAGAATGATTTTAAGGCGAGGATATGATTTTGGTGAAAGCCGCATAATTTGTAATGCACATTGGCGTAGTGATGTAGAAATGGGAAGAGTAATGGGAAGAGCAACTGTAGATTGTCTAAGGGATAATTTAGTTTTTCAAGATGATTTGGCAATAGCTAAGGAGGAAGTACTCATGATTTTAAAAGAGACAGAAAATAATGCTTAG